The region TTAGAAATTTTCATTTGGAAATCTTATTAAACTAAgtttataataaataatttataagtaaaagAATTTCAATTGTTGacataaataaatgaatttcactattaaaaataacaatattTATTAATAGTTATATGATCCACTTGTGTTAATATTCATGCCCAACTTGCTGTCTGTGTTGCCCCTCCGGATTCTGGTAGAGGAACAAAAAGCGCACTTTCGCTGCAATGTGTTGGTAATGGTAAGCACAAACCACACTTTTAAGGAATGAAAATGACACCAACGTAGGGTGAAACAAAATAAGCTCGGTTTTTTATGAGAGCGAAGCGCAGAGCACAGATAGAAAGAAAGCAAAAGGGTTTTGTTTTTGTGTGAATTGAGAGAGTGAAGTGATTTTCTTGCCTTCGCTTTTCACTGTCACGGGTAGTCTCAGATCTGTGTAGCAAGCAAAAGGGTGGTGGTGATTTGATTTCACTGGATGAGGATTGATGCTTATGGCGTCTGAAACGGCGTCGTCGGCGGATGAAGAACCTCTTGTTGCAATTCCAGCTGCAGCTGCTGATAAACGAGGCAAGCATCGAATTCTTGCGGAATTGAAGCGTCTTGACCAAGACTCCAAGTATCTTCAGGTTACTCAACAACTCTTCTTCTGTTTTCCCCATTTCCTTCCTATTAGA is a window of Lotus japonicus ecotype B-129 chromosome 5, LjGifu_v1.2 DNA encoding:
- the LOC130720870 gene encoding uncharacterized protein LOC130720870 isoform X2 codes for the protein MLMASETASSADEEPLVAIPAAAADKRGKHRILAELKRLDQDSKYLQEELEELDKSENVSTICMDAACYKTWIVDLIHYSQKYMDL